The stretch of DNA CCGCTTCGTCTATGGCCGTGATGGGCCCGATATCGTCGGGACGCAGGTTCCTGATCAGTACGAGGTCACGGGCCGGGTTGTCATTGTCCATATCGCTACCCAATCAACTGCCCACCATCCACACGCAACACTTGTCCCGTGACATGGCGCGCTAAATCCGACACCAAAAACACCGTGGCCCGCGCCACATCGTCGGGCTCGCCCAGCCGCGCGAGGGCAGATTCATCAACGGCGCGCTGGCGAATGTCTCCGGGCAACGAGGCGGTCATGGGCGTCGTGATCCAGCCTGGTGCGAGCGCGTTGACGCGAATTCCGAAGCCTCCGAGCTCGCGAGCGGCGGTGCGAGCCAGCGCGTTCACACCCGCCTTGCTGGCGGCGTACGACGACTGGCCGACTTTTCCTCGTTCGCCATTGATGGACGAGATCAGGACAATGGCGCCGGCTCCAACGCGCCGCATGGCCGGCACCGATGCGTGAAGCAGGTGGAACGCCGACGTGAGATTCGTGGCGATCACCAGATTCCAGTCTTCGGTTCGGGCCTTCCACAGGCGCGCGTCACGGGTGATTCCCGCCGCGTGCACCAGGATGTCGAGACGGCCCGACCGCCGGTCAACCTCCAGCACCGCCGCGGCGACAGCGGCTTCGTCTGTCACGTTGCACGCGATCTGGATCGCCCCTTCGGGCGGAGTACGACCCGCCTGGTCCAGGGAGTAGACGATGGCGCCGCATTCGAGGAGGCGGAGGCAGATGGCGGCGCCGATGGCGCCGGCGCCGCCCGAGACCACAGCGACGCGTCCGTGCAGGGTGAGCATCGCGACAAGGCTCACGACGCCACCTTCTCGCGCAACCGTTGCAGCTTCCGCGCCCGAAACGCGCCCCACAGCGCCGCGCCAATCGCGCCGGCCATCATCGAGTGTTCATGCTGCCTGATGTCCACACCCAGCTTCTGGCCGGCGGCCGCTTCGCGCAGCGCGGCCAGCAGGCCGGCGTCATTGGCGAGCCCGCCGGTGACGATCACCACCGGTGGTTTGCCGAGCGAGACCAGTAGCCGGACGGCCCGGCCGGCCATCGACGTGTGAATGCCCTTGAGGATGTTCGGCAGCGAGATGCCGCGCGAGACCATGTTGATGACGTCGGTTTCTGCGAGCACGGCGCAGATCGACGAGCAGACTTCGGGATTGTCGGCCTGCAGGGACAAGGCGCCAACCTCCTCGAGCGAGACCCCCAGGTAGCGCGCGATGTTCTCGAGGAACTGGCCAGACCCCGACGCGCACTGGCTGGTCATCCGGTAGCCCAGGACCTTGCTACGACTGTCCATGGCCACTGCGCGAGTATGCAGCGCCCCCATATCGATGATGGCCCTGGCTTCCGGCTCGAGGAACAGCCCTCCACGCGCGTGGGTGGTCATGCCGTAGAAGTGCCCCGTGCGCAGTGGGATGCTCTCTCCTTCGCCGGTGGTGGCGACGTAGCCGAGCGCCTTCCGATCCAGGCCGTTCTCTCTCAGCACATCGGTGAAGAGGCCGTCGGCCACGACATGAGCGTCGCGACGGCGGATACGTTCACTGCGGCAGGCCACGAGGCGCTCTGTACCCTCGGCGCCTGTTTCAAGAAGCGCCATCTTGATCACGGCCGAGCCGACATCCACGCCGGCCGTGAGCATCAGAGTGTCTGCAGGAGCTGTAGGCATATGACAGACCTCAATGGATCGAAGCGTCCGCGCCGGCCCGGCTCGCGTCCCTCAGGGCAAACAGGGCCGCACCGAGGGCGCCGGTGTAGATCGAGTCGTCGGAGATGTTGATGTCCAGATCGCCGTAGTGCTCGGCCAGGAGGCCGCGAAGTGCGCGCACGGCTGCGGGGTTTTTCGCCACGCCGCCGGTAAACGTGAACTCGTTGCTGATGCCACCCGACCGGGCGATGAGCGACATGGCGCGGAGGATGATGGCGCGATGAAGGCCGGCCAGGATGTCTTCGCGCTTCTCGCCAAGCGACAGCCGTTCGCGCAACTCGGCCCCGGCAAACACCGTGCATGTGGAGTTGATACGGACAGGGGCACTGGACTCGCAGGCCACCGGCCCGAGTTCGTGCAGGCCCAGGTTCATTTCATCCGCGATGTACCCCAGGTATCGTCCGCAGCCTGCCGCGCAGCGATCGTTCATCTGAAACGACGTCACGATGCCCTGATCGTCGATCTGGATGGCTTTTGTGTCCTGGCCGCCGATGTCGAGCACGGTGCGCGTGCGCGGGAACATCGCATGCGCTCCAAGGCCGTGACACAAAATCTCGGATTTGATTTGCCCCTCTGGGAACGGCAGACGCTGCCGTCCGTAACCGGTGCCGACCGAGCCGATCTGCTCGAGCTGGAGCGAGGCGATTCGCGACACCGCTTGTCCCAGCACCCCGCCGGCCGCGCCCGTGGCGGCCACCGCCGCGGCCATGTGGTCTTCAAACCGCCCGGCCGCTTCGGCCGAGTTCTCGACATCGAGAATCGATTTATCGAAGAGACCCACCACCTGGTCGTAGCCGACGCCGTGCTCCCGGCTTTCCGTCTCGGCCAGCTTCATGTAGCGGCCACCAGCCAGGTCGCGGAAGAAGTCGCTCTTGCGCCGGGTCCCTTCCGCGTAGAGCTCGGCCACCTCTGCCGCCATCTGCGACGTGATCCGTCCCACCGCGGCCCGCAGCGGCCCGCCGCCAATGAGCATGCGCCCGGCAAACCGATCGAGTTCGCGCGTCAGCACGGCCAGTTGGGAGCGGTACTGCTCGGCCCTGAACAGCCGCTCCAGTTCCCGCACCCAGCGGTCCAGTTCGGTGTCAGGCAGACCTGCGCCTTTCAGTTCGCCGCGCAGCAACGAGAAGCGCGTGTTGATGAGCGCCTCGCCCATCGCCACCTGGCACGCCACCTCATAGTTGCTGCGGCTGTTCGTGATGCCGCGACCCAGCACGGCCGCGCTCTCGTTGAGCACCACGGCCTTGGTCGTGGTAGACCCGAGATCGACGCCAACGGTGTACTTCACGCCGCACCTCCCGACTCAAGCCCTGTTGGCAGGCGCTTCTGCTCCAACATCTGGAAGTACGATTCGAGCCGGTTCTTGATGTTCGCGGCTGAAAAATAGCGCGGATCCACCAGGTCACTTTCGATGAACCCGCCGGGCCGCCCCGACAGGCGTTCCACCTCGCGCATGATGTGGAGCTGGCCGGCGCTGAACGAATTGCAGCTCTTGACCGAGTTGATGAGAAATCCGTCGGCCTCGTAGTCCTTGATGTACTGCGCCAACAGCTTGATGCGGGTGGGCAGGCCAAGATTGGTGTAGCAGCCCAGGCAGTACTCGGCCAGCGTCTCAAGCGGGCGCGACGGGTCGTGGCGGAAGCCCGTATCGTAGACACCGCCGACTTTCGTGTACGTCGAGGCTACCGCCACGGCGCCCTCATCGGAAAACATCTTCCAGAACTGGCGGAAGCTCGTCCAGTTGGGCGGCCCCTCCACCACCACACGGAAGCGCTCGCGCTCCATGTCGCCGTCGGGCGTGACCGGTCCCTCACCGGCCTTGATGCGTTCCTCGATCTCCGATCGCAACTCCCGGTAATAGTCCACGGCGGCCTGTGTGCCCCTGAAGGCGCTGAAGATCGGACCGACGTAGTACACGGCGCCGAAGTACGCATCAATCGGCGAGGGCCGGTGTTTCGCGGACTGCAGCACCCACACCAGATCGTCCTCGGCCTGAGCAGCCAGCGTCAGGTGCGCTTTGAGTCGATCCTCGTCGTACGCCCGGCCGGAAATGCGTTCCAGCGTCGGAATGATCTCGTCCTTCAGCTGCTTGACCACGTAGTCGCGCATGGAGGGCGTGATCCGGCCGTCGGGCTGATACGGCACGTGCAGCATCGCCACGGGACAGTGGTATTCCTCACGAAGCAACTCAAACCACTTGAGGAACGTGAAACAGCCGGTGTACGACAGCAGCAACACGTCAGGCTCGGGCAAACGCTGGCCCGTGGGCCCGATGTTGCCGGACTTCATCATGCCGATGTCGCTCTTCACATACGTGCACACATCCTCGGAGTGCCCCAGCTTTTCGGCCACCGCGATGTACTCGGCCGTCTTGCCCCGCATGGCCGACTGCAGCGAGTTGATCTCGGGAAGCACGGGCAACAAGTCGAAGCTGAGCAACAACTCGGTGAGGTTGCCAGGCACGAACGTGTAGGCCGTTTTTTCGCCTGTGTCAGGCGCCGCGGCAAGCCTGTCGAAGTGCTTCGCGATCATTTCCTTCTGCCGGAGCTGACTCTGGTCTTTGCTCATGCCTCACTCCATAACTTGATCGAGTCGGCAAACGTGCCCGCCTGCTCGCGGATGACCTGGAACTGACCGGTGTTCTCGGAGTACTTAAAGGCCGTCCACGGCACCCTGGTGGTTTCCACGGCGCGCACCATCATCGGCTGGTCCAGCAGCGCGGGGTCGCAGAAGCTCGGCGCGCAGAACAGCACGCCCTCGGCGCCGCTGGTTCGCACCCGGCTGTTGAGCTCCGCGCCCTTCACGCCCTGGTCGATGTACCGGGTCGGACTCGCGATGGCGTCCGACAGAAACGCCTGCACGAGGTTGCCAAGCGGGTCGCCTTCAGTGGGAATGTCGGATTTGATCCACCGATGCACCTGCACGAAGTCATCGTCAACGATGTAGCACCCGGATCGTTCAAGCGTGCGAATCAGCCCAATCGGTGGTTGTTCGCAGAAGGAGCCGGTCAGCAGCACCCTGGCTTGATCCAGGGGTTGGCGATCGTCGGCCGCGTCAACACCCGCGCGATACGCGTCAAGCAGGTCGATCGCTTCCTCAACCGGCAGCACCATGGTCGCCCGCAGCATGATGTACAACTCGGACGTCGGCACTTTCCACGGCGCCTCCTGGCGAAGCGCATAGAGGCCGCGCACGAGTGCGCGCAGGCGGTTGTAGAGCGCGATCGAGGCCGACAGTGACGCGGGGTCGTACGCGCGCGCACCGCGGGCTGTCAGATCGGCCGAGAGCGACTCGAGTTCATCGCGGTAAAACCGGCCGCCGATGTTGGGCGAGAAGTTCTGCGGCACGTCCAGGTACCGCACGAGTTTGTCCGGGAACAGGTTCTGCCAGATGCCGGACAGATTCCGGATCACGTCGCAGATGGCGGGAAAGATCACGCCGTCGAGGCAATCAAGGCTGCCGTTGAGCCCCAACTCGATCGTACTGCGGGGAATGTGGCAGATGTACGACTGGTAATACGCGTCGCCCTTGATGATCTCGAGATCGTCGCGCGCACCCAGCAGGCCAACCGGAAGCACGCCCTGCGCGTGCAGCAGCTCGCACGGAATGTAGATCGGCATGTACCCGATCGCGAGGCCGCCCGTGCGTGCTTTCCAGTCGCGCACCGCGCCAAGTTTGTAGTCGCGGTAGAGCGCCTCGGCCCGACTGCTCAACGCGGGGAGAGTGGTCATGCCGGTCATTGGTGCTTCCAGACTGGCGGCCGCTTTTCAACAAACGCCTGCAGGCCTTCAACGGCATCGTGGGTGGCCATCAACTCGTCCAGATACAGGTGCTCCAGCGCGGGAAGCTCGGTGCGCATCCTCGCAGTCAGGTCGGCCCGAACGGCCTTGACGGCCAGGCGCAGGCTCGACGCCGATCGCGACGTCAGATGCGTGCGGGCCCACGCCATCGCGGCCTCGGCGGGGTCACCATCAGTGACTTCGTCCACCAGTCCCATTACCAGTGCTTCCGGCGCAGAGACGATGCGGCCGGTGAGGCAGAGGTCTTCGCCGTGTGCGCGGCCCACTCGAGCGGGCAGCGCGATGGACGCAATGGGCGCGAAGACACCCAGGGCAATCTCCGGCTGCCCGAGCTTCGCGTCGGGAGCGGCAAAGATGCGGTGACAGAGGCTGACCACTTCCAGTCCGCCGCCAAGGCACTGGCCACGCACGGCGGCCAGCACCGTCACCTGGCACTCGAGCAGGTCCGTGACCAGCTGCCGGATGTCGGACAACATGACCGCGACGGGGCCCGGCAAGTGCTCTTGCACCGAGGCTCCGAACGAGAAGTGGCGCCCCTCGCCCTCAAGCACGATGGCCTTGAGCGGAGCCGAGGTCCGCGCCTTCCGAAACACCCCTCCCAAAGCCTCCATCGTCGGCCGGTCGAGGATGTTGCCCTTACCCCCGCCGAAGGTCACACGCCAGATGGCGCCTTCATCAAGCGGCGTAATCGTCACCAGGTCAGGCATCGGGTTCGCCTCCATCCATCAATTCGAGCTGGACATAGGGGCCACCGGCAAAGCCGTTGGTCCGGAAGAACGTGAGGACCGGAATGTTGTTGCGGCGAACCATGGTGCGCACGGTCGTGACACCGGCCGCGCGCAGACGCCGCACGGCTTCGTTGAGCAACGCCGAGGCCAGACCGTGGCGGGCGTGGGCGGGTTCCACGCCGACTTCGAGAATCCAGCCACACGGCTCGGAGCCAAACTCGAAGGCCCGCTCGTCGGCGAACAGGAACGCCGCCAGCGCGCCGTCGACCTCTGCCGCCAGCGCCACGCGCGTGCGCTCGGGTGAGCGACCAAGGAACTCGCCGAACAGCCGCGTCCAGTACGGACGCTGTTCGGCGCCCGTGTGGATGGCGTCGATGCGCACGACGTCCGCAAGGTCGCCACGGGAAAGCGACCGAATGCGTGTGCCCTTCATCGCGCGTGCGCCTGCGCCAGGATCTCTTCTGTCAGGGACTCGCCCCACACCTGTCCTTCAGCCAGCCGCCGGCGAAGGAGCAGGAAGTCCGCTTCACGGCATGACTTGCTGCCTTCGTGGAAGGCCCGGAAGCCGGCGCGTCCCTCGGTCATCATGTTGAGCGCCAGCCACGCGCGATTGCTCTCTCGATTGCGGTCCCAATGCTCGAGTTTGTGTTTCCTGACGCTCTCGATCGTCTTCGAAAGGCAGCCGGGCATGGTGTTCGCCAGCTTGAAGATCAGGTGATCGACCTCGCGGTCGAGCCTGGCGAGGTCGATGGTGCCGCTGGCCAGCACTTGCTTGCCCGCGTCCCGATCGGCGCCCGTCTTCATGTCGCCGTACACAATCTGTCCCTCGTCGAGCCAGCGGTCGGTGATGACCAGAGGGTTCGACACAAACGCGCCGTTGACGACAAGCGCCGGCACCACTTTGGTGATGAGACCGAGGCGCACGGCTTTGTGGGCGCTCCAGTGTTCGCAAAGCGTGCAACTTTCCATTGCCGCTTCGGCACCGACGAACAGAGGGAGAAAATCCGTGCTGCCGCCGTCGGGCGCCGAACCATGGCGCGGACCGGCCTGGCCAAACACCGCCAGATCCTGGGCCACGGTGAAATCGCACGCCATGCCAATCTCCTGGCCACCGGCGATGCGCATGCCGTTGACGCGGCAGATCACCGGTTTGTCGCACGCGAGGATCGCGCTCACCATGTCGTTGAAGAGGCGCATGTATTGCCGGTACTCCTCGGGACGCCCCGCGTAGTACTCGGCATACTCGGCGGTGTTGCCGCCGGTACAGAAGGCCCTGGTGCCCGACCCGGTGAACACCACCGCGACCGCCCCACGGTCATTGGAGGCCCGGCGCATGCCGAGAATGACGCCCTTGACCATCTCGGTCGTGTACGAATTGAGCTGCGACGGATTGTCGAGCGTGATGCGCACCACATGGAGGCCTGGTACCGTTTCGCCGGCCGGCGTGGTGAGTGCGGTTTCCTCATAACGAAGACCCGGCGCGGCCGCCGGCGGAATGAGGTCGTGGTCCTTGAACGTCATGCGTGAGCCTCCGGAATGAGCACAATGCGGCCGCGCGTCTTGCCGTGATGCAACTCGTCGAACACCTCGTTGATCTCGGACATTGGGCGACGGGTGATGAAGGGCTCCAGGGCCACGCGGCCGCTGAGCGCCAGCGCGACCACGGCCGGATAGTGCTCGGGGAGGCAACCCCAATTCCCCATCACGACGGCGTCAAACGCCATCAGGTTCGAGAGCCGGATCTCGACGGTCTTCGCCGTGTAGCCAACCACGCTGAGGGTGGCGCCGTGGCCAAGGAGGCCGAAGGCCAGCGACTGCCCCGCCGGGTGCCCCGATGCCTCGAAGATGCGCATGCGCCACGATGGAATGCCGCGCTCT from Acidobacteriota bacterium encodes:
- a CDS encoding SDR family oxidoreductase, coding for MLTLHGRVAVVSGGAGAIGAAICLRLLECGAIVYSLDQAGRTPPEGAIQIACNVTDEAAVAAAVLEVDRRSGRLDILVHAAGITRDARLWKARTEDWNLVIATNLTSAFHLLHASVPAMRRVGAGAIVLISSINGERGKVGQSSYAASKAGVNALARTAARELGGFGIRVNALAPGWITTPMTASLPGDIRQRAVDESALARLGEPDDVARATVFLVSDLARHVTGQVLRVDGGQLIG
- the bcrD gene encoding benzoyl-CoA reductase subunit D, with the protein product MMLTAGVDVGSAVIKMALLETGAEGTERLVACRSERIRRRDAHVVADGLFTDVLRENGLDRKALGYVATTGEGESIPLRTGHFYGMTTHARGGLFLEPEARAIIDMGALHTRAVAMDSRSKVLGYRMTSQCASGSGQFLENIARYLGVSLEEVGALSLQADNPEVCSSICAVLAETDVINMVSRGISLPNILKGIHTSMAGRAVRLLVSLGKPPVVIVTGGLANDAGLLAALREAAAGQKLGVDIRQHEHSMMAGAIGAALWGAFRARKLQRLREKVAS
- a CDS encoding benzoyl-CoA reductase subunit A, which encodes MKYTVGVDLGSTTTKAVVLNESAAVLGRGITNSRSNYEVACQVAMGEALINTRFSLLRGELKGAGLPDTELDRWVRELERLFRAEQYRSQLAVLTRELDRFAGRMLIGGGPLRAAVGRITSQMAAEVAELYAEGTRRKSDFFRDLAGGRYMKLAETESREHGVGYDQVVGLFDKSILDVENSAEAAGRFEDHMAAAVAATGAAGGVLGQAVSRIASLQLEQIGSVGTGYGRQRLPFPEGQIKSEILCHGLGAHAMFPRTRTVLDIGGQDTKAIQIDDQGIVTSFQMNDRCAAGCGRYLGYIADEMNLGLHELGPVACESSAPVRINSTCTVFAGAELRERLSLGEKREDILAGLHRAIILRAMSLIARSGGISNEFTFTGGVAKNPAAVRALRGLLAEHYGDLDINISDDSIYTGALGAALFALRDASRAGADASIH
- the bcrB gene encoding benzoyl-CoA reductase subunit B; translation: MSKDQSQLRQKEMIAKHFDRLAAAPDTGEKTAYTFVPGNLTELLLSFDLLPVLPEINSLQSAMRGKTAEYIAVAEKLGHSEDVCTYVKSDIGMMKSGNIGPTGQRLPEPDVLLLSYTGCFTFLKWFELLREEYHCPVAMLHVPYQPDGRITPSMRDYVVKQLKDEIIPTLERISGRAYDEDRLKAHLTLAAQAEDDLVWVLQSAKHRPSPIDAYFGAVYYVGPIFSAFRGTQAAVDYYRELRSEIEERIKAGEGPVTPDGDMERERFRVVVEGPPNWTSFRQFWKMFSDEGAVAVASTYTKVGGVYDTGFRHDPSRPLETLAEYCLGCYTNLGLPTRIKLLAQYIKDYEADGFLINSVKSCNSFSAGQLHIMREVERLSGRPGGFIESDLVDPRYFSAANIKNRLESYFQMLEQKRLPTGLESGGAA
- the bcrC gene encoding benzoyl-CoA reductase subunit C, with the translated sequence MTTLPALSSRAEALYRDYKLGAVRDWKARTGGLAIGYMPIYIPCELLHAQGVLPVGLLGARDDLEIIKGDAYYQSYICHIPRSTIELGLNGSLDCLDGVIFPAICDVIRNLSGIWQNLFPDKLVRYLDVPQNFSPNIGGRFYRDELESLSADLTARGARAYDPASLSASIALYNRLRALVRGLYALRQEAPWKVPTSELYIMLRATMVLPVEEAIDLLDAYRAGVDAADDRQPLDQARVLLTGSFCEQPPIGLIRTLERSGCYIVDDDFVQVHRWIKSDIPTEGDPLGNLVQAFLSDAIASPTRYIDQGVKGAELNSRVRTSGAEGVLFCAPSFCDPALLDQPMMVRAVETTRVPWTAFKYSENTGQFQVIREQAGTFADSIKLWSEA
- a CDS encoding enoyl-CoA hydratase/isomerase family protein; protein product: MPDLVTITPLDEGAIWRVTFGGGKGNILDRPTMEALGGVFRKARTSAPLKAIVLEGEGRHFSFGASVQEHLPGPVAVMLSDIRQLVTDLLECQVTVLAAVRGQCLGGGLEVVSLCHRIFAAPDAKLGQPEIALGVFAPIASIALPARVGRAHGEDLCLTGRIVSAPEALVMGLVDEVTDGDPAEAAMAWARTHLTSRSASSLRLAVKAVRADLTARMRTELPALEHLYLDELMATHDAVEGLQAFVEKRPPVWKHQ
- a CDS encoding GNAT family N-acetyltransferase gives rise to the protein MKGTRIRSLSRGDLADVVRIDAIHTGAEQRPYWTRLFGEFLGRSPERTRVALAAEVDGALAAFLFADERAFEFGSEPCGWILEVGVEPAHARHGLASALLNEAVRRLRAAGVTTVRTMVRRNNIPVLTFFRTNGFAGGPYVQLELMDGGEPDA
- the oah gene encoding 6-oxocyclohex-1-ene-1-carbonyl-CoA hydratase, with translation MTFKDHDLIPPAAAPGLRYEETALTTPAGETVPGLHVVRITLDNPSQLNSYTTEMVKGVILGMRRASNDRGAVAVVFTGSGTRAFCTGGNTAEYAEYYAGRPEEYRQYMRLFNDMVSAILACDKPVICRVNGMRIAGGQEIGMACDFTVAQDLAVFGQAGPRHGSAPDGGSTDFLPLFVGAEAAMESCTLCEHWSAHKAVRLGLITKVVPALVVNGAFVSNPLVITDRWLDEGQIVYGDMKTGADRDAGKQVLASGTIDLARLDREVDHLIFKLANTMPGCLSKTIESVRKHKLEHWDRNRESNRAWLALNMMTEGRAGFRAFHEGSKSCREADFLLLRRRLAEGQVWGESLTEEILAQAHAR